The Flavobacteriales bacterium genomic interval TGATGACATACTCACCTGGCAATAGGATATAGTTCTCCAAGAACTCATCATCAGCGCTGTTCTGAAGATTCCAATCAGATAGGTCATAGGCTGAATCGGAGGGATTGTAGAGTTCGATGTATTCCGCTTCTGGCAGGCCAAGACTCGGATTGGGGTCGGCCATCAATTCATTGATCACTACACTTCTTTCCAGTCCTATACCGATGACTACATACATGAATTCGACAGTGGTGGTCACCAAGGTGTTTCCCGCTGGATCCATCACTCCAGAGACCTCGATGCTGAGTTCTTGGTTCTCTGGGAAGGGATCAAGGAACTCGAGCACAACGGTGGCACCATCAGCACTTGCAGAGACGGGAAGCGTAGAAGGAAGTAGAGTGTAATTATTCACGTTCTCGGCCGAGCTGGGGTCCAATGCTTCGCTGAATTGCAGTTCGAGTGTGTTCTCATCGAGTGCGACCACGTCATTCAATTCGGGAAGGACATCATCGATCACTCCATCACCTGTGACCACTATATCATCGAACCAGAACAATTCTGAACGTGTGGAGGTATAATCACATCGGACACCGAAATAGCTGCTGGATGTATATGTGTCATCTAAAACATTACCCTGACTAGTAAAGGATCCGGTCAATCCGACATCCGCTGAAAGCTCCCAATTGCCTTGGTCATCCCGTGTCACTCGGACGGCTACTTCTACTGGGTCTACATCCACTAGGTCATCTGTCCCATCGATGATCTTGATGGTCGAGCTACCGTCTTGTCGGTATAGGCTTATCTCATCCGCAGTGTTGCCGATCATCACGAAATATCCGTTCAATTCCCCTTCCAGATCAGGCTGGTCCGAGGTGAGGTAGATATAGGATCGATTGCTGCTCGATGGGTTGAAATCCATACGCACGTGGATGTCCCATTGTGCGTTGTTGATGGAGATGCTCGGAGTGGAGAGATAGGATTCACCCTCATTGGCGGGTGCTATCAGATGCAATTCTTGCATGGCATCTACCTCGAACTCATCGCTGTCACCGCTCCACACAGGAGAATTGGTGAAGTCCCCATCGCTGAAATCGTCATTTACCTGAGCAGAAAGGGATATGGAGTTGAGCAGTAAGAGCCCCGCAATCCAAGTGTACTTTGTGAATTTCATCCTCGCTACCATAGCCCACGGCATCCGTTGAAGATACTACTTTAGCTATTCGATCAGATTAACGAATTCTTAAGAGAAACATAGATGCGCGTAGCGGTTGTCGGAGCGACAGGAATGGTAGGACGGAAGATGCTTCAAGTACTTGAGGAGAGGGATTTCCCCATCTCTGAATTGATACTTGTAGGGCGGAGTACTATAGGAGAGAAAGTGGATTTCAGAGGAGAAGAGATCACCGTAGTGGATATGCAGACGGCCATCGATCGAGCACCGGATGTTGCCCTCTTTTCAGCTGGAGGAGGAACGTCCTTGGAATGGGCTCCCAAGTTCGCTGAAACTGGTGCGGTCGTCATTGACAATAGTTCTGCTTGGCGTATGGATAACAGCAAGAAGTTGGTCGTTCCAGAAGTCAATGGGTCATCCTTGACGGCATCTGATAGGATCATCGCTAATCCTAATTGTTCGACCATACAGATGGTGGTGGCCTTGAAACCGCTATACGATCGATATGGCGTTGAGCGACTGGTCATCAGTACCTATCAATCGGTCTCAGGCACAGGAAAGGCCGCTGTGGAGCAGATGGAGAACGAGCGTGCAGGAAAAGAAGGAGACCAGGTATATCCCTATACGATCGATAAGAACTGCCTGCCACATTGTGACGTATTCATGGACAATGGATATACCAAAGAAGAGATGAAGCTGGTACATGAGACCCGCAAGATCATGGGTGATGATAGCATCCGGATCACCGCCACAGCCGTAAGAGTGCCCGTAGATGGAGGGCATTCAGAAAGTGTCAATGTAGAGTTCAAAGAAGAATTCGATATAGATGAGGTCCGTTCATTGCTCGAACAAGCGCCTGGAGTGACCTTGGTCGATGACGTAGAGAACAACCGCTATCCTATGCCCTTGTATGGCAAGGACACGGACGATGTCTATGTAGGTCGACTGCGCAGGGACGAATCCCAAGAGAAGACGCTGAATATGTGGGTGGTCTCTGACAACCTGAGAAAAGGGGCTGCTACCAATACGGTGCAAATAGCTGAGGAATTGATCCGCAGAGGTATTCTACAACGTCCTGTTGAACCTTCGGTGTAAGCAGCTTGCTTTCAGTCCCGATTTGCCCTTACTTGCTAATCGATTCATTGGACTGAATGTATGCGAAGTATTGTGTTGGTGACCCTTATGGGTCTATCCCTGTCAGTGGTAGGGCAGGGGAGGTGCGTAGAGTCGGGAATGCTACTAACAAGAGTAGAGCAGCCTCCTGTCCCTGATGTTACCTATGATGAGATCGCTTTGCGGCTGAATCTCTATTTCACTCCACGTCAATTGGGATTGTCTGATGGAGACACCTTGAGTCTCTCCTGCTTGATCAATTGCAGAGGAGAAGCTTCTGATTTTCAGGTGTCTGGATTGAATCGCTTGGAGAAAGCTCCCGATATCCAGAATCTCTATCGAGACATCGACTGGAGACCGGCTTTGGATAATGGAGAGCAGGTGGATTGTCTCAATAGATGTGATTTCCAGGCTCAAGATGGTCGATTCATCCTATTGACCGATCATGAGGTCAAGCAGAGGCGTAGGAGGGGTAGATAAATGAAGGATTAGGGGTAGTTCAACCAATCTCAAGGCCCTTCAGTAAGCTCTTCATACACCAGGCCAAACTGTTCAGACTTTGTTCATTGTTCAACCTCGTAACGTCTTTACACACGATGATCGCATCTATTCCCATGAGCACGGTTGCTGAGGCAATGAACCTGTCGAATTCGTTCTTTTTGAATGAACTCTTATGAGGTGCAAGCGCTAGACGAAGAGTCTTCACTCTGCGAGCACCACGAATCTTTTTCTTAGAGTTGATCGCCTCTACTGTAGCAAGTGCCAGATATCTCCTGAACGCCACTTCATGCTCGATGGCCAAGGCGTTGAAATGATCTTGAATGGAGAGTATCTTGTTCGTCAGATCCAATCCTTGGATATTCTCACATATTTCTTCTGGTGTGGCATGCGAGATCTCTAAAGATGCCTCCATTATAAGGAGCTCGATATTGGGAAAATAGCGGTACATGGTGGCTCTGGAGACCTTCGCCTTTGCCGCAATGTCCTCTAGAGATAACTTCTTTCTTTTTTTCAAAAGGCCTTTGGTCGCATTCAGGATCGAGGCCCTGGTCTGCATTTTTTGATGTATGCGACCCTTATCGAGCGAGAGCTTATTCATGAGACAAATATCTCATAAAGTTTGGAATTGTATGATATGTGATTAGCTTTGTGAGACAAAAATCTCATGAAATGAAGAGAAATGAACCAGTCTGGGTAGTCGGGCATCGTATCACTCCAGTAGATGTCACAGGGGATTATGATTTTGTTTTGGGTGAGACACCTGGTGGAACTCCAGGGCCTCCACCGCACTATCATACCGGGTATACTGAGCTATTTCATGTAGTGTCTGGAGAAATGGAATTCATGATCGATGGAAAGGTGACTATTGTAAAGACAGGAGAGACAGTGGATCTTCCTCCAAATACCCTGCATACGTTCAATAATACTTCAGACCAGACTGCTCGGTGGATAAACATTCACAGCCCTAAGGGTTTCAGGTCCTTTTTTGAGAGTTTGGGTGTATTGGATACAGAATCCGATGCTCTCCAGCAGTCTGTTTCAAAAGAGTCTATCGACAAAGTCATTCAACAGGCTGCAGATTTTGATATGCATATTAAACTTTAACAGAATGAAGATTTTATTGATCGGTGCAACAGGTACCATCGGAAGTGCGATTACGAAAGAAGCCCAGCAAATGGGACATCAGGTTATCGGGGTCTCTAGGAGTTCCCGTCCTTCGATAGACATTGAGAATAATGAATCTGTGGATTCCTTTTTTAGGGGACATGGATTATTTGATGCCATTGTCTGTGTTGCTGGTAGAGCAAGTTTCGGCTCATTTCAAAAGCTATCGGATGAGGAATGGCGATTGGGTTTGGATAGTAAGCTACAGGGTCAGGTCAGAGTATCGCGCCATGGATTGTCAAGTTTGAATCCTGGAGGTAAGATTATCCTCACAGGTGGAATGTTGGCCTATTCTCCGTGGCCTGATACGTCCAACATAGCTCTGGTGAATGCTGGATTGGAAGGATTTGTTCGAGCGATCAATTTGGAACTGACAGATAAGAAAGCACTGATCGTTCATCCTCCATTGGTCAAAGAGACGGCCCTTGCCATGGGTATGGATGGTAGTACTTGGCCTTCTTCTTCTGAGATTGCCAAGGTTTACCTTGATACACTCGAAGCATCTGAATCCATTCCGGTCAGGTATGTAAGTGGATATACTCCGGAGGCTCTATCGGCTTGATCCAGGTCTCATCTCGAATCTATTTTCACTGCTTCCTATGTGCCAATAAGGGAGGCGGCTCTCCATTGAAGGGATTGAATCTCCCTAAGCTCCTAGCACCCATACCGGCTGCACGTATGACCGCTCGATCACCATATCGGTCACGCATCTTATCCATGGCCTGATAGAGATTGATGATCTTCTCATCATCCTCGAATAGGTCTATCTGATGTCCGCCCTGTACCAAGTGACTGAATTTCACTCCCACGAGGCGCACCAGTACCCTTCGATCGTAGAGTTTGTCAAAGAGTTCTTTGACCACCGGTAATAGATTATGGTCGGCAGAGGTATAAGAAATACGCTTCTGTAAGCTCTTGGTCTGGAAATCGGAGTAGCGTATGCGTACGGTCACACAGGCGGTCAGGCGTTCTCCCCTACGCAGTTGGAAGGCCAGATTCTCGGCCATGGCCTGTAGTAAGGAGCGCAGTTTATGTACATCAGTAGTATCCCGGTCAAAGGTGCGCTCTGTACTGATGCTCTTGCGCTCGGTATGGGGTATGACCGGGCTTTTATCTATGCCATTGGCCTTGTTCCAGAGCTTGCGCCCATTCTTTCCGAATACCCTTTCCATCAACTCCACCGGCATCTCCTGCATGGTCAGGATGCGTTTGACCCCTAGGTCGCAGAGGGTCTTGTAGGTCTTCTCACCTACCATGGGGATCTTGCGTACGGAGAGCGGTGCGAGAAAGGGTTTCTCATCTCCATAGTCGATCTGCAGTTGTCCATTGGGTTTGGCCTCTCCGGTGGCCACCTTGCTCACGGTCTTGTTCTCGCTCAGCCCGAAGGAGATGGGCAGTCCGGTCTCCTTCATGATCCGCTGGCGGAGTTCGCTGGCCAGCTTATAGTTGCCGAAGAAGCGATCCATGCCGGTGAGGTCGAGATAGAACTCATCTATGCTGGTCTTCTCATAGACTGGTACGGTATCGG includes:
- a CDS encoding aspartate-semialdehyde dehydrogenase produces the protein MRVAVVGATGMVGRKMLQVLEERDFPISELILVGRSTIGEKVDFRGEEITVVDMQTAIDRAPDVALFSAGGGTSLEWAPKFAETGAVVIDNSSAWRMDNSKKLVVPEVNGSSLTASDRIIANPNCSTIQMVVALKPLYDRYGVERLVISTYQSVSGTGKAAVEQMENERAGKEGDQVYPYTIDKNCLPHCDVFMDNGYTKEEMKLVHETRKIMGDDSIRITATAVRVPVDGGHSESVNVEFKEEFDIDEVRSLLEQAPGVTLVDDVENNRYPMPLYGKDTDDVYVGRLRRDESQEKTLNMWVVSDNLRKGAATNTVQIAEELIRRGILQRPVEPSV
- a CDS encoding TetR/AcrR family transcriptional regulator — its product is MNKLSLDKGRIHQKMQTRASILNATKGLLKKRKKLSLEDIAAKAKVSRATMYRYFPNIELLIMEASLEISHATPEEICENIQGLDLTNKILSIQDHFNALAIEHEVAFRRYLALATVEAINSKKKIRGARRVKTLRLALAPHKSSFKKNEFDRFIASATVLMGIDAIIVCKDVTRLNNEQSLNSLAWCMKSLLKGLEIG
- a CDS encoding cupin domain-containing protein, whose product is MKRNEPVWVVGHRITPVDVTGDYDFVLGETPGGTPGPPPHYHTGYTELFHVVSGEMEFMIDGKVTIVKTGETVDLPPNTLHTFNNTSDQTARWINIHSPKGFRSFFESLGVLDTESDALQQSVSKESIDKVIQQAADFDMHIKL
- a CDS encoding SDR family NAD(P)-dependent oxidoreductase; this encodes MKILLIGATGTIGSAITKEAQQMGHQVIGVSRSSRPSIDIENNESVDSFFRGHGLFDAIVCVAGRASFGSFQKLSDEEWRLGLDSKLQGQVRVSRHGLSSLNPGGKIILTGGMLAYSPWPDTSNIALVNAGLEGFVRAINLELTDKKALIVHPPLVKETALAMGMDGSTWPSSSEIAKVYLDTLEASESIPVRYVSGYTPEALSA
- the dinB gene encoding DNA polymerase IV gives rise to the protein MLIQRDISKSSSHSIAHMDLDTFFVSCERLLDSRLNNRPILIGGTSDRGVVASCSYEARAFGVHSAMPMRLARQLCPEAVIIRGNSGTYTKYSRLVTDVIADTVPVYEKTSIDEFYLDLTGMDRFFGNYKLASELRQRIMKETGLPISFGLSENKTVSKVATGEAKPNGQLQIDYGDEKPFLAPLSVRKIPMVGEKTYKTLCDLGVKRILTMQEMPVELMERVFGKNGRKLWNKANGIDKSPVIPHTERKSISTERTFDRDTTDVHKLRSLLQAMAENLAFQLRRGERLTACVTVRIRYSDFQTKSLQKRISYTSADHNLLPVVKELFDKLYDRRVLVRLVGVKFSHLVQGGHQIDLFEDDEKIINLYQAMDKMRDRYGDRAVIRAAGMGARSLGRFNPFNGEPPPLLAHRKQ